AAGTTACTCATCCCATCAAAAACATTAGATTAGTGACTTTTGAACAACATCCTAAAATAGTTGCTCCTCTTCTTTTTCCCAATAAGACCAAACTTATGTATAAATATCATGCAGTTGCAGAATCTAAATCTATATTTCATATCGGAAGGAGTAATTGAAAATGGCAGAAAAGAAAGTTCATCTAACATCGGCAGAGATTGCTTCTGTATGGTCAGGGTATTTGAACGATACCATGTCGTTATGCATCTTAGGTTTCATGCTAAAGCATATCGAGGACTCTGAAATAAAACCTGTTGTTCAGCATGCTTATAACATATCCGAAAATCATATCGGGCAGCTTCATCAGATTTTTGAAGAAGAAAATTATGCAACCCCAATCGGATTTACAGATCAGGATGTCAACATGAATGCTCCCCATCTTTTTACAGATGTATTCTGTTTAACCTATATTACGCACATGGCAAGAATTGGGATGGTCACTTACAGTGGGTCTGTTGCGATGAGTGTCAAAAAGGAAATTCGGGAGTACTTCATACAGGGACTTAAGGAAACAGCGGATCTTTATGATTATGCTGTCCAGATTGGTCTTGAAAAAGGAATAAGCGCGAGGCACCCCCATATTGAGACACCTAAGGAATCGGATTATGTAGACAGTAAAAAGTATTATAATGGTCTAAATCCATTAAGTGAAAAACGGCCATTAAACGCCGTTGAAATAGCGCAGTTATATACAAACATCCAGACAAATGAAATAGGGTCAAAATTGTGTATGGCATTTGCCCAATCCTCCCCTTCCAAAGTCGTGCAGGATTTTATGATCAGGGGAAAAGACATTTCACAAAAGCATATTAAGATTTTCGTGGACAAATTAATGAAAAATAATCTTGGTGCGCCACAATTACCAGATGTAGCGGTAAGTGATTCTACAACACAGACTTTTTCCGATAAATTAATGATGTTTCATATGTCCTTGCTTATGTCAGCTGGAGTAGGCAA
The nucleotide sequence above comes from Oceanobacillus timonensis. Encoded proteins:
- a CDS encoding DUF3231 family protein is translated as MAEKKVHLTSAEIASVWSGYLNDTMSLCILGFMLKHIEDSEIKPVVQHAYNISENHIGQLHQIFEEENYATPIGFTDQDVNMNAPHLFTDVFCLTYITHMARIGMVTYSGSVAMSVKKEIREYFIQGLKETADLYDYAVQIGLEKGISARHPHIETPKESDYVDSKKYYNGLNPLSEKRPLNAVEIAQLYTNIQTNEIGSKLCMAFAQSSPSKVVQDFMIRGKDISQKHIKIFVDKLMKNNLGAPQLPDVAVSDSTTQTFSDKLMMFHMSLLMSAGVGNYVTAGASSQRSDLAVNYARLSGEVAKLAKSGADIMIDNNWLEQPPGTKDRELLAKNKGKS